From Rudanella lutea DSM 19387, a single genomic window includes:
- a CDS encoding TraR/DksA family transcriptional regulator has protein sequence MVQEEKKRYSDEELKEFEVLIGQKLEATRGELNYIKETLSKRNDSGTDNTSGNSKLLEDGADTSERENLSQLAGRLQKFIQQLEAAMVRIKNGTYGICKDTGKLIPKERLRAVPHTQQTIEAKLRQSN, from the coding sequence ATGGTTCAGGAAGAAAAGAAGCGCTATTCGGATGAGGAACTGAAAGAGTTTGAGGTTCTGATTGGCCAAAAGCTTGAGGCTACCCGAGGTGAGCTTAACTACATTAAAGAAACGCTCAGTAAACGGAACGATAGCGGTACCGACAACACATCGGGCAACTCGAAGTTACTGGAAGACGGCGCTGATACAAGCGAGCGCGAAAACCTGAGTCAGTTAGCGGGTCGACTGCAAAAGTTTATTCAGCAATTAGAGGCCGCCATGGTACGAATCAAAAACGGAACCTACGGCATTTGCAAAGACACGGGTAAGCTGATTCCGAAAGAGCGTTTGCGGGCTGTACCGCACACGCAGCAGACGATCGAAGCCAAGCTCCGTCAGTCGAACTAA
- a CDS encoding Glu/Leu/Phe/Val family dehydrogenase — protein sequence MGYIEPAPIKDKENPLESMMSRFDAAAQIVGISDEMYDILKVPARQVIVGLPVTMDNGSIKVFEGYRVIHSNILGPAKGGIRLDPGVHLDEVRALAAWMTWKCAVVDIPYGGAKGGIACNPREMSAGEIERLIRAYTVQMLDVFGPDRDIPAPDMGTGPREMAWIVDEYSKARGMTVNGVVTGKPLVLGGSLGRTEATGRGVTVAALAAMDKIRLNPYRATAAIQGFGNVGSFAAELLHERGVTVVAVSDISGGYYNEKGIDITAAMNYRNANKGTLEGFTGAEKISNEELLTLPVDLLVPAAKEDVITDENAGQIQAKMIVEGANGPTSASADEIINNKGILVVPDILANAGGVTVSYFEWVQNRIGYKWTLDRINRRADRAMKDAFDRVFDVSQKHKIPLRLAAYVVAIEKVASTYKFRGGY from the coding sequence ATGGGATACATTGAACCAGCCCCGATAAAAGATAAAGAGAATCCGCTTGAGTCGATGATGTCACGTTTCGATGCTGCCGCCCAGATTGTAGGCATCAGCGATGAGATGTACGACATCCTGAAAGTACCCGCCCGCCAGGTGATTGTTGGCTTGCCCGTTACGATGGACAATGGCAGCATCAAGGTGTTTGAAGGGTACCGTGTTATTCACTCCAACATCCTCGGCCCGGCCAAGGGTGGTATCCGGCTCGATCCGGGCGTACACCTCGATGAGGTACGCGCTTTGGCCGCCTGGATGACCTGGAAATGCGCCGTTGTTGATATTCCGTACGGAGGTGCCAAAGGGGGCATTGCCTGCAACCCCCGCGAGATGTCGGCCGGCGAAATCGAACGACTGATCCGGGCATACACCGTACAGATGCTCGACGTATTTGGCCCCGACCGCGACATTCCGGCTCCCGACATGGGCACCGGCCCGCGCGAGATGGCCTGGATCGTCGACGAATACTCGAAAGCCCGCGGCATGACCGTCAACGGCGTCGTAACCGGCAAACCGCTCGTATTGGGCGGCTCACTCGGCCGTACCGAAGCCACAGGCCGGGGGGTAACCGTGGCTGCATTGGCCGCCATGGACAAAATCCGGCTTAACCCCTACCGCGCTACGGCCGCTATTCAGGGCTTTGGTAACGTTGGTTCGTTTGCGGCTGAGCTGCTGCACGAGCGGGGCGTAACCGTAGTAGCTGTGAGCGACATTTCGGGCGGTTATTACAACGAGAAAGGAATCGATATCACGGCTGCCATGAACTACCGCAATGCCAACAAAGGCACGTTGGAAGGATTCACGGGTGCCGAGAAGATCTCGAACGAAGAACTCCTGACCTTACCCGTTGACCTGCTGGTGCCAGCCGCTAAAGAAGACGTCATCACCGACGAAAATGCGGGGCAGATTCAGGCTAAAATGATTGTGGAGGGTGCCAACGGCCCCACCTCTGCCAGCGCCGACGAAATTATCAACAACAAAGGCATTCTGGTGGTCCCCGATATTCTGGCCAATGCCGGTGGAGTTACGGTATCGTATTTCGAATGGGTACAGAACCGGATTGGCTACAAGTGGACCCTCGACCGGATCAACCGCCGGGCCGACCGC